A window of the Candidatus Nitrosotalea okcheonensis genome harbors these coding sequences:
- a CDS encoding chemotaxis protein CheD, which produces MIEIKMGGLEIITDETKELKTFVGSCVAICLFDLVSKVAGMAHIMLPKKSDGIQFTGKNDIGKYADEALSYMVDNMIHKGADPKRIKAKMAGGATIFAHESETNLFNVGPKNIAFLKEILEENNIPLVSEDTGENFGRWVRFNLRSGEMLVASNLKKFEKTI; this is translated from the coding sequence GTGATTGAAATAAAAATGGGAGGCTTGGAAATAATAACTGATGAAACAAAAGAATTGAAAACTTTTGTTGGTTCATGTGTTGCCATTTGTTTATTTGATCTAGTGTCAAAAGTTGCAGGCATGGCTCATATCATGTTACCAAAAAAATCTGATGGTATACAATTTACTGGGAAAAATGACATTGGAAAATATGCTGATGAAGCACTCTCGTACATGGTTGACAATATGATTCACAAAGGTGCAGATCCAAAGAGAATTAAAGCAAAAATGGCAGGAGGGGCTACAATATTTGCCCATGAATCTGAAACCAATCTATTCAATGTTGGACCAAAAAACATAGCATTCTTGAAAGAGATCTTAGAGGAAAATAACATTCCTCTAGTCTCTGAAGACACAGGTGAAAATTTTGGGAGATGGGTTCGATTTAATTTGCGTTCGGGTGAGATGCTTGTTGCATCAAATCTTAAAAAATTTGAAAAAACTATCTGA
- a CDS encoding response regulator, protein MSTTSAVKVLIVDDASFMRVVLKDILVSHGLVSQIHEAGDGVAAVEAYKQFKPDIVTMDVNMPKADGIQALKAIIQFNPRAKVIMVTSVEQKHIVQDAIKSGARDYVIKPFDRSNVAMVMSKVIRSK, encoded by the coding sequence ATGTCTACCACTAGCGCAGTCAAAGTCCTGATTGTAGATGATGCATCATTTATGAGAGTTGTACTAAAAGATATACTGGTCTCTCATGGACTGGTATCGCAAATCCATGAAGCCGGAGATGGCGTTGCTGCAGTAGAGGCATACAAGCAATTCAAGCCAGATATTGTCACAATGGATGTAAACATGCCCAAGGCAGATGGAATCCAGGCTCTCAAGGCAATAATACAGTTCAATCCTAGGGCAAAAGTAATCATGGTTACATCAGTCGAGCAAAAACACATTGTGCAGGATGCTATAAAATCTGGTGCAAGAGACTATGTGATAAAACCATTTGATAGATCTAACGTGGCAATGGTGATGAGCAAGGTTATCAGGTCTAAATAA